The DNA region GGCTTGTGAGCTTTCCAGAGGCCTATGAAAATATTTGAGATCCTGAAAAGTATCATTGGCtctagaatagaaaaagaaaacttgagggaattccctggtggtccagtggctaggactccgagctttccgtgccaggggcctgggttcgatccctggtcggggaactaagatccagcaaggCTCGCagcatggccaataaataaataataaataacttgaAAAGTCAGAATTAATAAATACTCTGAATTCATTTGAAAATCGATGGAAAGTTATGGGTCCTTTCCCtagaaaaaatgcttttaaataaaatttcagggGATCCTTGTACCCTAGGCTAAGAACTCCAGTTTTAGTGGCTTTTTAAATAGCTGAGAGTGGGGCTGGGACTTACAGGAATCTACCTGTAGAAAGTAGCAACCAGGGCAGGAACTTTCCAGCAGAAACAGGAGTTAATTTTTTAGTCTCAGCTTGAGGGAAGATCTAAAGTGTAGCATAGGACCCAAGCTTGGACCCAGCATTGGAGACTCCCCAGCCAGCTTCCTCCCCTGGCAGCTGGAATCTGGATAGTGGGGCTCTCCAGGGGTCTAATGACCCCTAATGGGCAGGATGAGTGACTGAAAGGacagaggggctggaggagaggagggcacTGGGGCAATCTGAGGAGGAAGCAAGGAAGCTCAATGCCTAGTTGGCAGGAGAATAAAGAATCTCAGGGCTCCCAGGGACTGGGGCATAAACCCAACAAGACAGACCTGGCTCCCTCTCGATGGAAGGAAGCTCTTCGAAACAGTGGGCAAGTTTCAGGGACTCCAGAGGCAGGATATCTGGCTTTGCATTATGGCTCCAATATATCCTAGCTCTATGACCTTGGCTAAATTAATCCAAATTtctatacctcagtttcccccatctgcaaaatgggatcaCAATAGTAGTAACTGCCACATAgggttattatgaaaattaaatgaattgacACAGGTAAAGCACTAAAAGTGGTGCTTAGCCCTATAAATacctattattaatataatattaccTGGTATTATACTTATTCAGTGAAACTCTTGGCACCTTCTGACATAGTAATTACCTAGTAAATGTTAGATCCCTTCTTCCTCTTGAATGAATGTAAAAATCTCATAGGAAGAATAAGGGAACTTACACAAAGAACTtcaaaatttatacattttattaaaaaattcataaagtttattgggaattccctggtggtccagtggttaagcctccgtgctctcactgcctagggcctgggttcaatgcctggtcagggaactaagatcccacaagccacgaggtgtggccaaataaataaattaattaaatgttttctaaattttttttaatttacacagTTTATAAATACTATAAAAGGATATGGGCTGAGAGGCTGCAAGGGGCAGGAAAAAGTAGATTGAAAGACTTCTTGAAAGAGGTAATTTAAGTGCATCTTGAAGAATGACTATAATTTTAACAAGTGCAGGTGAAAAAACGCTATTTCAGGTAGGTGGCATAGCAAGAGCAAATGTTCAGAGGCTGGAAAACAGGCTACGTTCAGAAAAGAGAGACTAGTCCCATTTTATAGGGACAAAGTGAGGAGAGAAGATTCCCAGGTTGGAATCAGGCTTGAATAGTAATTCATAGTTCTTTAATATTCTCACATATGAgcagtagttcttttttttttttttccgcactacgcgggcctctcactgttgtggcctcctgaGCAGTAGTTCTTTAGGTGATGCATACTTAGAAGTCTACGGACAGTTTCCTCTGATTTTTACTTTACTAAAAGCTATTCAGGCCAATAACATTCCAAATGACAGACTTCCATTTGGGACATTTTCTAAATGCAACTAATATCATCTATACAGGGCATGTATTGAGAGAATATCTGTTTAACTGCCTCAATTTTCATTTTAGGTTTACACTTATGTGATTTTAACGTTCTTACTTTTCCTAATTGAGGGTATGAAGAAAGGGTTACGTGAAACAGAATCAAATTTCTAAAAGCAGGGATGAAGAACTTTCCCCATTATTGCCAATACATTATCTGGCCCATGAAGACCTGGTTTTGAGTTCCTCCTCTCTCACTTACTAGGTGGATAACTGGGGAATCATCTTTCAGAGTTGTCTCCTCACCTGTAAGTGCTGATAACAGTGTTTGCCTTTATCTCACAGGCTTATAATGGGGTTCATATTAGACAATGTATGTGAggcatgcattttttttccttttttgttctaaGGACACATAACTGCCATTGCCAAATGTATTTGTTTGGGAAAAAATGACACATACATCCCCCAACACTAATGCAACTCTTTTGGTGTCTTTGTCCATAAGTTTATCTTTTCATAGTTACAGTCAatgaaaaatcaaacatttttcaATGCTGCTATAATCTCCATTACTTTctaaagtaaatatattaaatttataaaatgtttcacaTATGCCATAATTTAGCCCTTTCTGTTTATTAAAACAGTCCTCTTATTTCCCTGATTCTATCCACATCATCTCCAGATTGgagctctgcctttttttttttactgaaatacagttgacattcaatattatattagtttcaggcgtacaacatagtggtttgacatctataaacattaaaattgaTCACTACAGTAAGTCTGGTAATCacttgtcaccatacaaagttattacaattttactgactatattccctatgctgtacatcaTATCCCCGTGACTTATTGTATAATCGGAAGTTTGTCCCTCTTAATTCCTCTCATCTATTtcaccaccctccacccctcccacccattcccacctccacctctgctCTGCTTTTGTCATTCTCTGGCTTGGAAACCAGGCTTCCCATTGCGCTCACAGAATGAGCCAGCCTATAATTCAGATGCCTCTAAAACCTGGCCCTATCTAATCCCAAACTGACGCTGCAAAATCCAGCCAAACTGGTCTAATTGCCTCCCAAACCTCTGTTCTCATTCTTGCCTTTATCATTCTGCCTTTCACAgcatcctggatttttttttttttttaaacggatTACTAAGGTCTCTCCAGCTCAAGTCCTAACTCCtctaaaaaaacttttatttaattctagccttccctgaccctctgGACTTTTGGATTATTGTCAGCCCTCCTTATCTGCAGGTTCTAcacccacagattcaaccaatcaCGAatcaaaaatatctgaaaaaagtCCAGGAAGTTGCAAAacaacaaaacttgaatttgtcgcCTGCTggcaactacttacatagcatttacattgtactaGATATTATGAGTAGTCTACAGATGATTTAATGAGGAGGGTGTTAGCAGGTTAAGGTTATATGCagatactacaccattttatataaggaacttgagcatctgaGGATTTTGGTACCTGAGGGTTGGGGGGTggttcctggaaccaatcccccctCAGATACTGAGGAATGACTGTACTTGTTTAATCAcaaaattacttttattcttaACAGTTTTAAGTATGTTTGAACCACCTCCCTTATGGTTTCTTAatccttttgtatttttatagcaTCTAACATAGTGACATTAAATGAATCAGTTTTGAATTCCCACACTGTGCCCAGTCCTTGTACTAGCTATGGctgaatgtgaaaaagaaacaaggtTTCAGGGTCATGTAATCACTTATGGAGCATGCAAAAAAACGTGGGTTCTTATTCCAAagccagaaacaataaaaaaaaaaaatctctttatgtATACCTGTGCCTTCTGAACCCACTGGTTCAAAAACAGTTCATTCAGTATCCTGGCTCACATGAATATGTAAGCACTGCTCGTAAGAGCAAAACACTGAAAGCAAACTAAGGATCCAATAACTAGACTGGTTCAGTAAGATATGAGACAATGGATTCTGTAACTGTTAAAATATGAGGAAATCTTTTATGTACCGATACAAAATATCCAAGATATAATCTCCAAGATATCCAAGTCTATTTCTAGGGACAAAACTTAAGATGCAGAAGTTTGTGTCATATGCTACAATTAGCCTACATATATGCTTAGACTAGCTCTGGAAAGACCTAAAAAACTGGTGACATTGGTTGCTTTTATGGAAGTGAATGGGAGACCTGGGGGACAGGGGAGGTGTAACTGTATAACCTCTAGAATTTTGAATGATGTTAATGTATTATCTaccttttaaaatgacattaaaagataccattaaacattttttattcaagGCCATAGAGTCAAGATCTTAAAAGTCACATGCTTCATCATTCATTATTTTAAGATTCACAAGACAGCTGTGGTTTGttgactatttaaattttttaaccacatttttaatcatttatcaataattttttttgttttgttttttgcggtacgcaggcctctcactgttgtggcctctcccgttgcggagcactggctccggacgcgcaggctcatcggccatggctcacgggcccagccactctgtggcatgtgggatcttcccagaccggggcacgaatccgtgtcccctgcatcggcaggcggactctcaaatcattaataatttttaatacttaatGTTTTGGCCAAACTATTTGGTACTCAATCAAGCTGTTACTCATCTCACTGGTTGTGAATTAGTTTTTGGCTATTCACTACTACACCTCTACTTTTCCACAGCATTTCCAGAATCCCCGGGCTCTCCTGTTCTCCAGAAAATGAagtgctgccctctgctggctcTCACGATACTGAAAACCTGAAAATTTCCCCAGTGATTTTAGACTGAGTCTGTTGGACTAAATGTTGAAGGTGATTTTATTCATCAGTACATATATGTCCGATTGAGtacattttctttagaatttaaaCAATTTCCCACATTCAAGTTGGGTGGCCACATACAAAGAAAATCAGATTGGGAGGGAAGAAAACAGCATCGTCTGGTTCAGCTAGGAAAACCTGGACCTCATTCAATTTCCTTGGCCTACAGAGACTACAAAATGATTTGTAGAGGTCTACAATTCCCAAGCCCTACTTTTGTGAACACTACTACTGTAAAAAATATGTACTCAAATATTCGATACATCCCAAATTTAACTGTTAAGATGCAGTGGTTTCCAATACTGGAGTCTCACCTGACTACAGTAACACCATCCTCTGAGTACACTCACCTGCAGCACCACCGTAGTACTGAAGTCTCCACACCCCAACAGGCTCAATCAGACTTACAAACCCAGGTAAGATGTCCCACCTCCACACCCAAGCCAGGCTTATGAACTGCACCCAAGGGATCAGTCACCCATGTAGGCTCCCTCCCAGGACACACTACTACTCAAAATCACATGCTCAACACAACTTCTCCCTGAACAGTACAGGAGGCATCCCTTAAATTTGCAACATCTGCCTCCACAAACTCTgggactcctcccctcccctgggttAGGCGTCCTTTAGTAAATCGCACGTGCCAACTCATAACATTAATTTTAGGTGGGATTTGTAaacgtgtgattttttttttttagtcacaaGTAACCCCTAACTTGAAGATGCTAGGTCACAACAAATTACTTTGTCAGCCACTGTAAAGTCACTGGTTACTAACTATAAATTAGTCCTGGCATTTAATTCCTTTATCTCCAAATGTTTCATGACCtggcaaatgacattatttgctGTGTATTGACCTGAGCACTTCCCTGTTTTTGACTCATTTCTCGATTCTTTAAGGTACTCCCAACATTCACATCGAGGAAAGCCAGCTCAGATATTAAAGAACTTTGTAACCCCTTGCAAAGGGCAAGGTCTTGAACCATTATATATGGGACTAATCATCTAAAATCAAAactcttgggagttccctggtggtccagtggttaggactggctgctttcactgccttgggcccaggttcaatccctggtccgagaactaaggtcccgcaagccGCGTGATGtggtcaaaaaacaaacaaacaaaaaaacctcttacTACAAAATTTTCAGTCAAGTTTACCTCCGCGATTTCTTGTAAAAAACAAGGCAAATATAAACACTTGAAATACTGTAGTAAAAGTTGTATCATCGCATACTGAGGACATCActaatgggtaaagaagttgtacTGAGTCCACTTCTGTTAATTTGTTTATGAAGTCTACTCTACATCTATGCATAGTCACAGTATTTACAACAGGTAGTTCCCTCCTTCTTTGGGCTAAACGTCGAACGACAATGCGGAcccaaatttatattatttatgaatTATCTATCCATTAAATTTCTTCCTTCAAAATGgaaggaatataaataaataccatCCTCTTATTTAGGAGTCAAGAGCCAAGAGTGTCTTTCAAGCTTTTATTTAAGAGCACTGATCCACGATGGATTTTAGATCTTGTTGAACGCAGCCACGTCCATAGACTGCACATACTCGTCAAAAGCAGTGATCTGCTCCTCCAGCATATCCGTTCCAACTTTATCGTCTTCAACTACACACTGTATTTGAAGTTTTTTAATTCCATACCCCACCGGAACTAGTTTAGCTGAAAAGAGCATCAAGAAAAATCTTAGTTAGATAAGTCCTGTTGATTGACAAAGGTTTAAACTGTATGCAAACTCCAGATGCCAGTGTCAAAAAGGCAAAGACTAAACTCACAAGAGCCCCAGACTAAGCCGTCTGCTTGAATGCTTCTGACGCACTCCTCTAGTTTTGCCATATCTGTCTCATCATCCCAAGGTTTCACATCTAATAAGATGGAAGACTTGGCAACAAGTGCTGGTTCTAAAAAAGAGTACAAGGAACAGCattattcaaataattatttttgcccTACTTCAAGACACTTAACAAATCTTAATTTGTTTCTAAATGGATCATCTCCTTAGCCACATAAAACTATAGAAAATACACCTTGTGTTCGTCACACATATGCCCACTTTCTATTTTGCTGAGAAAGAGGTGTTTAGTTGTGTAACAGTTTCTTTCCCACAGAGGAATGCCACAACTGCTACCATAAAAACAGCTGCAGACCAGTAGCTGTGGAAGTTTTGAAGCTCCACTTCAACAGAAGGTTTTGAAATACTGACATATTCAACGAatggggaggaaaagaaattaCTTTGGGGATCAGTCTTTGAAAAAGATTATTCAAATTATTATGAAAACAATTAAGTTAAACACAAATTATAAAATGACCTACTTTTGGCTTTCTTTGACTCATACTGTGCAAGGCGTTCTTCTCTTAGCCTCTTGGCTTCTTCACTTTcctgtaaagaaaaaatttaatatacttCACAAAGCTGGTTGTTCCTCAGCTTAAGGCTGGTGGGTCCTCAGCTTAAAGCAGACCAGCTTTATCAGAAAAAAGCAAATCCATCATGAGCTCAGCCGAAAGATGGcgatttaattttattcatcatGTAGCcagtgagaatttttaaaaggcaggtaATAAAgtgaagccaggattcaaacccaggcacttTGGCTACAGAGCCTGTGCTTAAGCACAATGATACGCACAAATGTCAACTTATGCCATACCTCCTCATCATCAGATCCAAAGAGGTCAATGTCatcatcatctttactatctgtAGCTCCACTTTCTGTGGTGTCTTCCACATTAGCAGGGCCATACTTGCCCAAAGCTTTCTTCACTCCTGGCAggcttgaaaaaaatttaatcagcTAGCTACTATTAGGTCGGTATGATGTCCCTTTTCAAACAATACATGAGAACTTGTTTTCATTACAAGTTATCAATAGACCCCTTTTGTACCAAGAATTTACCCTTCAACATTCCCAGGTAAATGCTTTTATATGTTTAGCTCCTCACCCAACAAACATTAGTAGCATGTGAAACACTATATTCAATACGCACAAAGATTTACTTTCAGAATGAGTATTTCTGTTTGAGATTTCATTAAGTACGCTCAGTTCCATTCTTAGTGAACTGGAGTCCACCTGCCCAAACTTCCATCCTTGTTAGCCATTTCAGAAGAATGGCAAAGGACTGAAAGAATGAGCCACCCCTCACCCCTGAGGTGGGTCCCCCAGGCCAGGGTGGGGAAAAGCTGAATTGCTGTTGTTGATGaactaaaattcatattttgtggCAAGACAAgacaaatttaaacataaaaattttctttgcctgtttgggccacctccctcctctATACTGTGTATCGTGCACCTGCATTAACCAGCCCTCCTgaggagataacattccttctgaATCTTGGGCCATGATGACCCATGACCCACTACTCGCTTTGCACCTGTAGATCTGGATTgtataaactgtcaataatacattATTTAATGCGCAACCttgtctcaaaaacttatatgcgaagtgagagagtagcatggacatgtatacactaccaaatgtaaaacagatagctagtgggaagcagccgcatagcacacagcacagggatatcaggtctgggctttgtgtccacctagaggggtgggatagggagggtgggagggagggagacgcaagagggaagagatatggggatatacgtatatgtatagctgattcactttgttatacagcagaaactaacacaccattgtgaagcaattatactccaataaagatgttaaaaaaaacaaaacacaacacgaaaacccaaaacaaaacaaaaacaaaacaagaacttATATggatggagacttccctggtggtgcagtggttaagaatctgcctgtaaATGtaaatgcaggagacacgggatcgagccctggtctgggaagatcccacatgccccggagcaactaagcccatgtgccacaactac from Lagenorhynchus albirostris chromosome 6, mLagAlb1.1, whole genome shotgun sequence includes:
- the EEF1B2 gene encoding elongation factor 1-beta, which translates into the protein MGFGDLKSPAGLQVLNDYLADKSYIEGYVPSQADVAVFEAVSGPPPADLCHALRWYNHIKSYEKEKASLPGVKKALGKYGPANVEDTTESGATDSKDDDDIDLFGSDDEEESEEAKRLREERLAQYESKKAKKPALVAKSSILLDVKPWDDETDMAKLEECVRSIQADGLVWGSSKLVPVGYGIKKLQIQCVVEDDKVGTDMLEEQITAFDEYVQSMDVAAFNKI